One window from the genome of Hydra vulgaris chromosome 02, alternate assembly HydraT2T_AEP encodes:
- the LOC100210337 gene encoding KICSTOR subunit 2 produces MEFSLKPIPRERALLETFFCTLANFHFDQARESIEREKEESKHEPETLYTNLLSCLIPLPNIEKGYFMMLFVERRLLRRETIKPLYLNLLSDLKKHVCVDNEDALHGIDAISFDLSKQLVQFINARICMIDFYESLVRTSWSHTKDRKLISIAISEIISKFNKEFHHPMLDPLKISFTTEVDVVQCLMRLEIQLAEWDFFESFLLLRECHSKINSWFVVSTTSDLREQLFFNKNFFRKKNVELPFLYEWLNRFYELLISKFAFYFHTTLSSHILQQEKKTLLSRLSVDYVTKLTDFQKKSGAFCISLVLDASKKASTYCGHGYHLPSTIRSPPTGMNSYPSVLNIPDVNIKEHWPNIISMINDNSMTLNVTDKIVHVYDSMLQSSYFLIKVDLLMTLVVTYNTKKKEKDSYVTSILSEIRSQLDLDKLYLMLKNQQKSFNQ; encoded by the coding sequence aTGGAATTTTCTTTAAAGCCTATCCCAAGAGAGCGTGCATTGCTAGAGACGTTCTTTTGTACATTGGCaaattttcattttgatcaGGCTCGAGAATCTATTgaaagagaaaaagaagaatCTAAGCATGAGCCAGAAACATTATATACTAATTTACTTTCTTGCTTAATACCTCTCCCTAATATTGAAAAAGGATATTTTATGATGCTATTTGTTGAGCGAAGATTATTGAGGCGTGAAACTATAAAACCTTTGTACTTAAATCTCTTGTCAGATTTGAAAAAACACGTTTGTGTTGATAATGAAGATGCACTTCATGGCATAGATGCAATTTCTTTTGACTTATCAAAACAACTTGTTCAGTTCATTAACGCACGTATTTGCATGATTGACTTTTATGAAAGTTTAGTGAGAACCAGTTGGAGCCATACTAAAGACAGAAAATTAATATCTATTgcaatttcagaaataatttcaaaatttaacaaagagTTTCATCACCCAATGCTGGatcctttaaaaataagttttacaacaGAAGTTGATGTAGTGCAGTGCCTTATGCGTTTAGAAATCCAGCTAGCTGAATGggatttttttgaatcttttcttTTACTCCGTGAATGTCACTCAAAGATAAATTCCTGGTTTGTGGTTTCTACAACATCAGACCTTCgtgagcaattattttttaataaaaacttttttcgcAAGAAAAATGTAGAATTACCTTTTCTGTATGAGTGGCTTAATAGATTTTATGAACTGCTTATTTCAAAGTTTGCCTTTTATTTCCATACTACATTGAGTTCTCACATTTTGCAGCAGGAGAAAAAGACTCTGTTAAGTCGATTAAGTGTTGATTATGTTACAAAGTTGACAGATTTCCAGAAAAAGTCAGGTGCGTTCTGTATATCTCTTGTCCTTGATGCTAGTAAAAAAGCAAGCACTTATTGTGGTCACGGTTATCATTTACCCTCAACAATACGATCACCACCAACTGGTATGAACTCATACCCTAGTGTTTTAAATATACCTGATGTTAACATAAAAGAACATTGGCCAAATATAATTTCTATGATAAATGATAACAGCATGACACTTAATGTTACAGACAAAATAGTTCATGTTTATGACTCAATGCTTCAAAGTTCTTATTTTCTAATCAAAGTGGATTTACTTATGACTTTGGTTGTGAcctacaatacaaaaaaaaaagagaaagacaGTTATGTAACTAGTATACTCTCTGAAATACGTTCACAGTTGGACCttgataaactttatttaatgctAAAAAACCAGCAAAAGTCTTTTAATCAATAG